Proteins found in one Bremerella volcania genomic segment:
- a CDS encoding TIM44-like domain-containing protein yields MFILLPENFVLLADAVDGISLVVITLFILAGIFQEHLTGGLRSASMIRLGNKKKELSRMDQALQAIQEADPKFDLQNFCIAATNAYIEVEKALDTGDLSDIRSFVSDGIYQRMAFRLDEEKSLGRTRKTIKLQVHNLSPAEVTSSKNNQNAFEVISMRISGSAVRQYRLKQDGTDVITEETEPISEVWTFLRRRGAQTKSKDFGSVHGHCPNCGTDISVNQWEKCPSCESTVRSGEHDWILSEISDQSSWKVTKPFKMSSATRYWIKQDQGFSSHYLEDRASVIFFRKFLADRLGVIDPLGKVATNRFCDGYEKKLKPNEFGKRMVYIHPRILAADVSGVIAEQPFDRALMHIRWTARRGTIDRQGELELERDPVQISTMMVLVRKHGTKTRIERTITSSHCPKCGAPESNNASHACEFCHTVLNDGALEWTLADVLPFTSTAAMALRKRAYEGIETKVSVMKFENIEDAPIERVVMMEQKLPEFTKSEIEGVQIDGLAPNVVVREDDVTLCQLMGQVAGGLHISKAAAKDFIREVARKCGIDNATLAGAMRGREKLDRRRLKDLNSQVVKRWLMAMIDVSLIDSRMEAWEKVYINATAAELGLSRYDVEAAIRARMLQLEEWTEGMRSVDMFSWIVYMAAADGQFDPKEIEQLKELAAHYGISNKRLKEMCVAAKENRLEVSVPEDQTVGQFWLVKMIDMAFADGSVCAKEQKVLAKVAKKIGLTDYDLKQLIRRRRAVLYQKAKEILRGKPPADDGELHLKADWND; encoded by the coding sequence ATGTTCATCCTGCTGCCAGAAAACTTCGTTCTGCTTGCCGATGCCGTCGATGGCATCAGTCTGGTGGTGATTACGTTGTTCATCCTGGCAGGCATCTTTCAGGAGCATCTCACAGGCGGCTTGCGCAGCGCGTCGATGATTCGTCTGGGCAATAAGAAGAAAGAACTCAGCCGGATGGATCAGGCGCTGCAGGCGATCCAGGAAGCGGACCCTAAATTCGACTTGCAGAACTTCTGCATCGCGGCCACCAACGCCTATATCGAAGTCGAAAAGGCCCTCGACACCGGCGACCTGAGCGATATTCGTTCGTTTGTGTCCGATGGGATCTACCAGCGGATGGCCTTTCGATTAGACGAAGAAAAGAGCCTGGGGCGTACGCGTAAGACGATCAAGCTGCAGGTGCATAATCTTTCGCCTGCCGAGGTGACTTCTTCCAAGAACAACCAGAACGCATTCGAGGTGATCTCGATGCGGATTTCCGGCTCGGCCGTTCGCCAATATCGGCTCAAGCAGGACGGAACCGACGTCATTACCGAAGAGACGGAGCCGATCTCGGAGGTATGGACCTTCCTGCGTCGCCGCGGAGCCCAGACCAAGTCGAAGGACTTTGGTTCGGTCCATGGCCACTGCCCCAACTGCGGTACGGACATTTCCGTGAACCAGTGGGAGAAGTGCCCTTCGTGCGAGAGCACGGTTCGTTCCGGCGAACATGACTGGATCCTTTCCGAGATCTCGGATCAGTCTTCCTGGAAAGTGACCAAGCCGTTCAAGATGAGCAGCGCGACGCGTTACTGGATCAAGCAAGACCAAGGCTTCAGTTCGCATTACCTGGAAGACCGCGCGAGCGTGATTTTCTTTCGCAAGTTCCTGGCCGACCGGTTGGGCGTGATCGATCCGCTGGGTAAGGTCGCGACCAATCGTTTTTGCGACGGCTACGAGAAGAAGCTTAAGCCGAACGAATTCGGCAAACGCATGGTCTACATTCACCCGCGAATCCTGGCCGCGGACGTCTCGGGCGTGATTGCCGAACAGCCGTTCGATAGGGCCCTGATGCACATTCGCTGGACGGCCCGCCGCGGTACGATCGATCGCCAAGGCGAACTGGAACTCGAAAGAGATCCAGTGCAGATCAGCACGATGATGGTGCTGGTGCGTAAGCATGGAACGAAGACACGGATCGAACGCACGATCACCAGTTCGCATTGCCCCAAGTGTGGTGCCCCTGAGTCGAACAACGCTTCGCACGCGTGCGAGTTCTGCCACACGGTGCTCAACGATGGCGCCCTCGAATGGACGCTGGCCGACGTGCTTCCCTTTACGTCGACCGCTGCCATGGCCCTGCGGAAACGGGCCTACGAGGGGATCGAGACGAAGGTGTCGGTCATGAAGTTCGAAAACATCGAGGACGCCCCGATCGAGCGCGTGGTGATGATGGAGCAAAAGCTGCCGGAATTCACCAAGAGCGAGATCGAGGGGGTCCAGATTGACGGGCTCGCTCCCAACGTGGTCGTGCGGGAAGACGACGTTACGCTCTGTCAGTTGATGGGGCAGGTAGCCGGTGGGCTGCACATTTCCAAGGCCGCTGCGAAGGACTTCATCCGCGAAGTTGCCAGGAAGTGCGGGATCGACAACGCGACGCTCGCCGGAGCGATGCGCGGCCGCGAGAAGCTTGATCGCCGCCGGTTGAAAGACTTGAACTCGCAGGTCGTCAAACGCTGGCTGATGGCAATGATTGACGTCAGCTTGATCGATAGCCGCATGGAAGCCTGGGAAAAGGTTTACATCAACGCGACCGCCGCCGAATTGGGGCTAAGCCGGTATGACGTGGAAGCGGCGATTCGTGCCCGAATGCTCCAGCTGGAAGAGTGGACCGAGGGAATGCGCAGCGTCGATATGTTCTCGTGGATCGTTTACATGGCGGCCGCCGACGGACAGTTCGATCCGAAGGAGATCGAGCAGCTCAAAGAGCTTGCCGCGCACTACGGCATCTCGAACAAGCGGCTGAAAGAGATGTGCGTGGCGGCCAAAGAGAATCGGCTGGAGGTGAGCGTCCCGGAAGATCAAACCGTGGGCCAGTTCTGGCTGGTCAAGATGATCGATATGGCCTTTGCCGACGGCAGCGTCTGTGCGAAGGAACAAAAAGTTTTAGCCAAGGTCGCCAAGAAGATCGGGCTGACCGACTACGACCTGAAGCAACTCATCCGCCGCCGCCGAGCGGTGCTGTATCAGAAGGCGAAAGAGATTTTGCGTGGCAAACCTCCCGCCGATGATGGCGAGCTACACTTGAAGGCCGATTGGAACGACTAA
- the coaD gene encoding pantetheine-phosphate adenylyltransferase, with protein sequence MADGNRIAVYVGSFDPITLGHLNLIERSSKLVDRLIVGIGINAEKTGLFTPDERVDLVQRVTAEMPNVEARTFDGLAVEFVRSVGAYVMIRGIRPLTDIAGEFTMMMANRKLDSEIETIFLMADEEYGHVSSSLLKQITPLANDEQLEKFVPSSIIPDLRAKLSRKG encoded by the coding sequence ATGGCCGATGGCAACCGAATCGCCGTTTATGTTGGATCGTTCGACCCGATCACGCTGGGGCATCTGAACCTGATCGAGCGGAGCAGTAAGCTTGTCGATCGCTTGATCGTGGGGATTGGCATCAACGCCGAAAAGACGGGACTGTTCACCCCGGACGAACGAGTCGACCTGGTACAGCGCGTGACCGCCGAGATGCCCAACGTCGAAGCGAGAACCTTCGATGGCCTGGCCGTCGAGTTCGTTCGCAGCGTAGGTGCCTACGTGATGATCCGCGGCATTCGTCCTTTGACCGACATCGCCGGCGAGTTCACGATGATGATGGCCAATCGCAAGCTCGACAGCGAGATCGAAACGATCTTCCTCATGGCCGACGAAGAGTACGGGCATGTTTCCAGTTCGCTACTCAAGCAGATCACGCCCCTGGCCAACGACGAGCAGTTAGAGAAATTCGTCCCCAGTTCGATCATCCCTGATCTACGTGCCAAGCTATCCCGTAAAGGTTAG
- a CDS encoding prenyltransferase/squalene oxidase repeat-containing protein, which produces MNRRRMLGMLGGISAAAAAPPLWAAPPSDSQRRTWEACVEKGLAWVQRTQSRLGHWTAANYPTAMTALAGTALCASGSTTMQGPYSENLRRAVEFLVSKARPNGLIGDPLTDNRYTYGHGFSMLFLSQVLGEEEDSLRREELIKILTNAVKFSVFAQTKSGGWGYVSAKDGNDFDEGSTTITQVQGLRGCRNAGIPVPTEVIENAKKYIYDCQNPDGGISYSSKNRGTSRPAITAASICCLQNAGETKSDVVQKMLDYCKKNLYQIQTQAQSFSHWHYSYLYYSQVVYREGTDDKTFWEAFRNRLYDRITGEQNSEGYWDETSIGPIYVTACNLIMMQLDMGYLPIYQR; this is translated from the coding sequence ATGAATCGTCGACGAATGTTGGGAATGCTCGGGGGAATATCCGCAGCCGCCGCTGCTCCACCTCTCTGGGCAGCACCTCCGTCCGATTCACAACGCCGCACCTGGGAAGCCTGTGTTGAAAAAGGCTTGGCTTGGGTACAGCGGACGCAATCGAGACTCGGTCACTGGACCGCCGCCAACTATCCCACGGCGATGACCGCATTGGCTGGCACGGCCTTGTGTGCGTCGGGTTCGACCACCATGCAGGGCCCCTACTCCGAGAACCTCCGCCGCGCGGTGGAATTTCTCGTATCCAAGGCGCGTCCCAACGGCTTGATCGGCGATCCGCTGACCGACAACCGCTACACGTACGGTCACGGTTTCTCGATGCTCTTCCTTTCGCAGGTCCTCGGGGAAGAAGAAGACTCGCTGCGTCGCGAAGAACTGATCAAGATTCTGACCAATGCTGTGAAGTTCAGCGTCTTCGCCCAGACCAAGTCAGGCGGCTGGGGCTACGTGAGCGCGAAGGACGGTAACGACTTCGACGAAGGTTCGACCACCATCACCCAGGTGCAAGGACTTCGCGGATGCCGCAATGCCGGCATCCCGGTTCCGACCGAGGTGATCGAGAACGCCAAGAAGTACATCTACGATTGCCAGAATCCGGACGGAGGCATTTCGTATAGCTCGAAGAACCGTGGCACGTCCCGCCCGGCGATCACGGCCGCCTCGATCTGCTGCCTGCAGAACGCCGGCGAAACGAAGTCAGACGTCGTGCAGAAGATGCTCGACTACTGCAAGAAGAACCTCTACCAGATCCAAACCCAGGCCCAGAGTTTCAGCCACTGGCACTACTCGTACCTGTACTACTCGCAGGTCGTCTACCGCGAAGGGACCGACGACAAGACATTTTGGGAAGCGTTCCGCAACCGTTTGTACGATCGCATCACCGGCGAGCAAAACAGCGAAGGCTACTGGGACGAAACCAGCATCGGCCCCATCTACGTCACGGCCTGCAACCTGATCATGATGCAGCTGGACATGGGCTATTTGCCGATTTATCAGCGTTAA
- a CDS encoding aminotransferase class V-fold PLP-dependent enzyme — translation MTFSNDSRWQSFRDAMPVTQKWAYFDHAAVAPLPQATALAIKNWCDQAAHEGDVVWLEWERAVENTRASGARLIGARKEEIALVSNTTHGINLVAEGLAWKPGDNLVVLGNEFPSNLYPWLHQQTKGVEVRVIPVDGVQPDLNRIAEACDERTRLLSISWVSYKTGWRIDPKTLAKIAHDAGALFFLDAIQGMGVFPLDVRDADIDFLAADGHKWMLGPEGAGLFYVKQELLSELHPIGIGWNSVAGRKNFDNIDLTFRDSAARYEGGSQNMPGLIGLGASLDLLLEYGAGPKTSAIGDRVLEVTDYACEKLTSVGAKILASRQGDERSGIVSFQMPGKSPQDLRAAGQKMGVNFSVRGDFARISPHAYNNQADIGRLLETLASVD, via the coding sequence ATGACGTTTTCTAATGATTCTCGCTGGCAGTCCTTCCGAGATGCGATGCCAGTGACCCAGAAGTGGGCCTATTTCGATCACGCGGCGGTCGCCCCATTGCCCCAAGCGACCGCTTTAGCAATTAAAAATTGGTGCGATCAGGCCGCCCATGAGGGGGATGTCGTCTGGCTCGAATGGGAACGAGCAGTCGAAAACACCCGAGCTTCCGGGGCCAGGCTGATCGGAGCCCGAAAGGAAGAGATCGCTCTGGTCAGCAACACGACCCACGGGATCAATCTCGTGGCGGAAGGGCTGGCCTGGAAGCCGGGCGACAACCTGGTCGTGCTGGGGAACGAGTTCCCCTCAAATCTCTATCCCTGGCTTCATCAGCAAACCAAGGGAGTCGAGGTGCGCGTCATTCCGGTCGATGGCGTCCAGCCTGACCTCAACCGAATTGCCGAGGCCTGCGACGAGCGAACTCGGCTGCTATCGATCAGTTGGGTTAGCTATAAGACCGGCTGGCGGATCGATCCGAAGACGCTCGCCAAGATCGCCCACGACGCCGGGGCGTTGTTCTTTCTCGATGCAATCCAAGGGATGGGGGTCTTTCCGCTGGACGTTCGCGACGCCGATATCGACTTCCTTGCGGCCGATGGCCACAAGTGGATGCTCGGGCCGGAAGGGGCAGGACTGTTCTATGTGAAGCAGGAACTGCTCAGTGAGCTGCATCCCATCGGCATCGGCTGGAACAGCGTCGCTGGCCGGAAGAACTTCGACAACATCGATCTCACGTTCCGCGACAGTGCGGCTCGATACGAGGGAGGTTCGCAGAACATGCCTGGCCTGATTGGATTGGGGGCGAGTCTTGACCTATTGCTTGAGTATGGCGCCGGGCCGAAGACTTCCGCCATCGGAGATCGCGTGCTCGAAGTGACCGATTATGCCTGCGAAAAGCTTACGAGCGTCGGTGCCAAGATCCTGGCCAGTCGGCAAGGGGACGAACGCTCGGGCATCGTGTCGTTCCAGATGCCTGGCAAGTCGCCGCAAGACCTTCGCGCGGCGGGTCAGAAGATGGGGGTAAACTTTAGCGTTCGCGGCGACTTTGCCCGCATCAGCCCGCATGCCTACAACAATCAGGCCGATATCGGGCGATTGCTAGAAACACTGGCCTCGGTCGATTAA
- a CDS encoding putative quinol monooxygenase yields the protein MRTMVHVIATINLKPDTRTAFLALFHELVPKVLEEDGCISYTPTIDVDANLGDVQDGGREHTVTVVEAWESVEHLQAHLVAPHMNEYREQVKDMVTDMKVQVLAPA from the coding sequence ATGCGCACCATGGTCCACGTTATCGCCACGATCAACCTGAAGCCTGATACCCGCACCGCCTTCCTGGCGCTGTTCCATGAACTGGTTCCGAAGGTTCTGGAAGAAGACGGCTGCATTAGCTACACGCCCACCATCGACGTCGATGCCAACCTGGGCGACGTGCAAGACGGCGGACGCGAGCACACCGTCACGGTCGTCGAAGCCTGGGAATCGGTCGAGCACCTGCAAGCCCACCTGGTCGCACCGCACATGAACGAGTACCGCGAACAGGTCAAAGACATGGTCACCGACATGAAGGTGCAAGTCTTGGCCCCGGCGTAG
- a CDS encoding UvrB/UvrC motif-containing protein, translating to MKCQQCEKPATFHITELTGEKPHELHLCEQCAQSYLTQNPSGGMPIQPSLAGMLHHQLKVADTAKELAKLDEQVCPICGISFYEFRNQGRLGCPHDYTCFGSELDPLIVNIHGDTQHSGKHPKHHHQSSQDQTRLIQLHNDMKAAIEKEDYERASQIRDEIRKIEEGES from the coding sequence ATGAAATGTCAACAATGCGAAAAGCCTGCCACGTTTCATATCACCGAACTCACCGGCGAGAAACCGCATGAACTGCACCTGTGCGAGCAGTGCGCGCAGTCGTACCTGACGCAGAACCCCTCGGGTGGCATGCCGATTCAGCCGTCGCTTGCCGGGATGCTGCACCATCAGTTGAAAGTGGCCGACACGGCCAAGGAACTGGCCAAGCTCGACGAGCAGGTCTGTCCGATCTGCGGCATCAGCTTTTACGAGTTCCGCAACCAGGGGCGGCTTGGCTGTCCGCATGACTACACCTGTTTCGGCAGCGAGCTGGATCCGCTAATCGTCAATATTCATGGCGACACGCAGCACAGCGGCAAGCATCCCAAGCATCATCATCAGTCGTCGCAAGATCAGACGCGATTGATTCAGCTTCATAACGACATGAAAGCTGCCATAGAAAAGGAAGACTACGAGCGTGCTTCCCAAATCCGGGATGAAATCCGTAAGATTGAGGAAGGTGAGTCGTAA
- a CDS encoding protein arginine kinase, translating to MRGSGPESDIVISSRIRLARNLAEFPFIRRCTPQDRKSIEKMVHDRLQAIPGFNTLYYLRVDELPHVDRQFLTERQLISREHAEAEGARSVAIDNDERLSVMINEEDHLRIQVMKSGLDLHSAWQQINEVDDQLESKLSYAFHERLGYLTACPTNVGTGMRVSVMLHLPALVITNQIEKVFRSLQKINLAVRGLYGEGSQAMGDFYQISNQITLGKSEEELIGQVSGVVPMIIEYERKARDFLITQNREDLHDKISRAYGILCTAQTISSEETMHLLSSVRMGVNLGLIDDLAISDINKLFVETQPAHLQKLRGNELDTAGRNIERALYLRRYLQDRGKEHRDERN from the coding sequence ATGCGCGGTAGCGGGCCTGAGTCCGATATCGTGATCAGCAGTCGTATTCGCCTGGCTCGCAATCTGGCTGAGTTCCCCTTCATTCGCCGTTGCACTCCGCAAGATCGCAAGTCGATCGAGAAGATGGTGCACGATCGCCTTCAGGCCATCCCCGGCTTCAACACTCTGTATTACCTGCGTGTCGATGAACTGCCGCATGTCGATCGTCAGTTTCTGACCGAGCGTCAGTTGATCAGCCGCGAGCACGCCGAGGCCGAAGGTGCCCGCAGCGTGGCGATCGACAACGACGAACGCCTGAGCGTGATGATCAACGAGGAAGACCATCTCCGCATTCAAGTGATGAAGAGTGGTCTCGATCTGCACAGCGCTTGGCAGCAGATCAACGAAGTCGACGATCAGCTCGAAAGCAAGCTCAGTTACGCCTTTCACGAGCGGCTCGGTTATTTGACCGCCTGCCCCACCAACGTCGGCACCGGCATGCGAGTGAGCGTCATGCTGCACCTCCCTGCCCTGGTGATCACCAACCAGATCGAGAAGGTCTTCCGCAGCCTGCAGAAGATCAATCTGGCCGTGCGTGGTTTGTACGGCGAAGGCTCGCAGGCCATGGGGGATTTCTACCAGATCAGCAATCAGATCACCCTTGGCAAGTCGGAAGAAGAACTGATCGGCCAGGTCAGCGGCGTGGTACCGATGATTATCGAGTACGAACGCAAGGCCCGCGACTTCCTGATCACGCAGAATCGCGAAGATCTGCACGACAAGATCAGCCGAGCGTACGGCATCCTGTGCACCGCGCAGACGATCAGCAGCGAAGAGACGATGCACCTGCTTTCCAGCGTTCGCATGGGGGTGAACCTGGGACTGATCGACGACCTGGCAATCTCCGACATCAACAAGCTGTTCGTCGAAACGCAGCCGGCGCATTTGCAGAAGCTGCGCGGCAACGAGTTGGACACCGCCGGCCGAAACATCGAACGAGCCCTCTACTTGCGGCGCTATCTGCAAGACCGAGGAAAAGAGCACCGCGACGAGCGAAATTAA
- the trpE gene encoding anthranilate synthase component I codes for MPYLPEFSEFKKLAEKFEIIPVYRRLISDSMTPVSAFHKLDDGKPACLFESVVGGEKVGRYSFIGIHPEYHLSATRDQVTISSKQGTETFTSANPLEELRKRLDTGNVAHIEGLPPFNGGAIGYAGYDVVRYVENLPNAPEDDRHLPDLSFGFYNNLVVFDNVTKTAYVIVMAKCPKGKAHDYQAIYDAACQQAEEIVAQLTKHDPTLTPTDIDLAGLPTIPYRSNFTQEDFEAAVRKCVEYIVAGDIFQVVFSQRLEVDIHSDPFEIYRTLRIVNPSPFMFFLRTPDTTLVGSSPEIMVRVMDGTVTVRPLAGTRPRGLTEAEDLRLAEELLADPKERAEHVMLVDLGRNDVGRVAKYRSVQLSDVMAIERYSHVMHITSNVTGELPAGKDAFDALAACLPAGTVSGAPKVRAMEIIDEIEPHRRGPYAGAVGYIDYGGNMDTCIALRTIVIQDGTAYVQAGAGIVADSDPKMEYQETLNKARGILKAIEITEKRSAAAKSDK; via the coding sequence ATGCCGTACCTCCCAGAGTTCTCCGAGTTTAAAAAGCTCGCGGAAAAGTTCGAGATTATTCCCGTTTATCGGCGCTTGATCAGCGATTCGATGACCCCGGTCTCGGCATTTCACAAGTTGGACGACGGCAAGCCAGCTTGCCTGTTTGAAAGCGTGGTCGGCGGCGAGAAGGTCGGCCGCTACAGCTTTATCGGAATTCACCCCGAATACCACCTCAGCGCGACACGTGATCAGGTCACTATCTCCAGCAAGCAAGGCACCGAGACCTTCACCAGCGCCAATCCGCTGGAAGAGCTTCGTAAGCGACTGGATACCGGCAACGTCGCCCACATCGAGGGGCTCCCCCCGTTTAACGGTGGCGCGATTGGTTACGCGGGGTACGACGTCGTTCGCTACGTCGAAAACCTCCCCAACGCCCCCGAGGACGACCGCCACCTGCCAGACCTTTCGTTTGGCTTCTACAACAACCTGGTCGTCTTCGATAACGTGACCAAGACGGCCTACGTCATCGTGATGGCCAAATGCCCTAAGGGGAAAGCCCACGACTACCAGGCCATCTACGATGCTGCCTGTCAACAGGCCGAAGAGATCGTCGCCCAGTTGACCAAGCACGACCCGACCCTCACGCCAACCGACATCGACTTGGCCGGCCTCCCGACGATACCGTACCGCTCGAACTTCACCCAGGAAGATTTTGAAGCGGCCGTTCGCAAATGTGTCGAGTACATCGTCGCTGGCGACATCTTTCAGGTCGTCTTCAGTCAACGGCTGGAAGTCGACATCCACAGCGACCCGTTCGAGATTTACCGCACGCTGCGGATTGTAAACCCGAGCCCGTTCATGTTCTTCCTCCGTACGCCTGACACCACCCTGGTCGGTAGTTCGCCTGAGATCATGGTTCGCGTGATGGATGGCACGGTAACCGTTCGCCCGCTGGCTGGCACGCGTCCGCGTGGCTTGACCGAAGCGGAAGACCTGCGTCTGGCCGAAGAGCTACTGGCCGATCCGAAAGAACGCGCCGAGCACGTCATGCTGGTCGACCTGGGCCGCAACGACGTCGGCCGGGTGGCCAAGTACCGCAGCGTCCAACTGTCCGATGTGATGGCCATCGAACGCTACAGCCACGTGATGCATATCACCTCGAACGTCACCGGCGAACTCCCCGCAGGAAAAGACGCGTTCGACGCGCTGGCGGCCTGCTTGCCAGCGGGTACCGTCTCCGGGGCACCGAAGGTTCGGGCGATGGAAATCATCGACGAGATCGAGCCCCATCGCCGTGGTCCGTACGCCGGCGCGGTTGGCTACATCGATTACGGCGGTAACATGGATACGTGTATCGCATTGCGAACGATCGTCATCCAAGACGGCACTGCCTACGTGCAGGCCGGGGCAGGCATCGTCGCCGACAGCGATCCGAAAATGGAATACCAGGAAACGCTCAATAAGGCCCGCGGTATTCTCAAAGCGATCGAGATTACCGAAAAACGATCGGCCGCTGCGAAGAGCGACAAGTAA